Proteins encoded by one window of Amaranthus tricolor cultivar Red isolate AtriRed21 chromosome 4, ASM2621246v1, whole genome shotgun sequence:
- the LOC130811201 gene encoding uncharacterized protein LOC130811201 — MESYRVTILCFWNGAIQTSNKNVEYVGGKHKLFVCNSNMNLNELKLHICSKIGIDSTSTVNISFKYGMSGQFLAFPIEDEDALEAMWEYSKSTPIPSLELYVEEVPLRNRDVNIVETDQVLNVTSTSSPAPMPFLTKETQNLSTPYEPPQMQVSNNLKVNLGATNEGISWESDNESNEFVDAPSEDDVRENEDALGNDLNLGNIPTIVPPTPYALVPPLDEHIEDNSWRSWTCETTFTEEGEFQKDQVFDNKESLLEAVRLYHIRRNVEYRTETSNQTVISLKCKRGCSWKLRARKNNYSSAWHIVTYKGKHDSCVLGSDNVSVGRIHLTSSVINNLIRNNVVQDPSIKVSMVQQMVKDRFGIKVTYKLAWYAKQQALQSIYGSWEDSYSLLPRFLKAMQHSNPGTVVEWFFKEDNDVSLSVRSNTRTFQRVFWAFKPSIEGFKHCKPLIAIDGTHLYGKYCHTLLTAIAQDGNKGIFPLAFALVEKDCIAAWSWFMACIRKHMTQRMGLCIISDRHAGILSTMEEPEWQPPHAHHRFCIRHLLSNFNRHIGDVNLKKLFGRTAIQTQPPKVIEGLREIGAVRREALFWIDQVGDMSKWSLCHDGGHRYGVTNTNLAEVFNTVMKGVRFLPLTTLVEFSFYRVNDYFVKMRESASEWITGGHMYTSHATKIITRNTEKANFHEIVAFDDGRGIFQVKTGRGNRGSSKGGNIQIVDLGEKKCTCNKLEIYHLPCSHVLAVCIKRNLSYEQFVDPCYTTESYASTYRSCFIPLIDKRAWPQYSDFELRHDPNQIRGVGRPKFKRVTNEMDEGITY, encoded by the coding sequence ATGGAATCATATCGTGTCACTATactatgtttttggaatggtgcAATTCAAACAAGTAACAAGAATGTTGAGTATGTTGGTGGTAAACATAAACTCTTTGTATGCAACTCAAACATGAATTTGAATGAGTTAAAACTTcatatatgttctaagattggaatTGACTCAACAAGTACTgtaaatataagttttaaatatgGGATGAGTGGACAATTCTTAGCCTTTCCCATTGAGGATGAGGATGCATTAGAGGctatgtgggagtattcaaagtctacccctattccctctttggagttgtATGTAGAAGAGGTGCCCTTAAGGAATCGAGATGTGAATATAGTAGAAACAGATCAAGTGTTGAATGTAACTTCTACTTCTTCCCCTGCGCCTATGCCTTTTTTAACCAAAGAAACTCAAAATCTCTCTACTCCTTATGAACCTCCTCAAATGCAAGTTTCAAATAACTTAAAGGTGAACTTAGGAGCAACAAATGAAGGAATATCTTGGGAGTCTGATAATGAAAGTAATGAATTTGTTGAtgctccttctgaggatgatgtgaGGGAGAATGAGGATGCTTTAGGCAATGATTTAAatctaggcaacattcctacaattgttcctcctacaccttatgctcTAGTTCCCCCTTTAGATGAACATATAGAGGACAATTCTTGGAGGTCCTGGACTTGTGAAACCACTTTCACCGAAGAAGGGGAGTTCCAAAAGGATCAGGTGTTTGATAATAAGGAGTCTTTGTTGGAAGCTGTTAGATTATATCATATACGTAGAAATGTAGAGTATAGAACTGAGACTTCCAACCAAACTGTCATTTCATTGAAGTGTAAAAGGGGATGTTCTTGGAAACTAAGGgctagaaaaaataattattcatCTGCATGGCACATTGTAACTTACAAAGGGAAGCATGACTCTTGTGTATTAGGTAGTGACAATGTGTCAGTTGGGCGCATTCATTTGACATCCTCTGTGATAAACAATTTGATTAGAAACAATGTTGTCCaggacccatcaattaaggtctctatGGTGCaacaaatggtgaaagaccgATTTGGCATAAAAGTGACTTATAAGTTGGCATGGTATGCTAAGCAACAAGCCCTTCAGTCTATCTACGGTTCATGGGAAGACTCTTATTctcttcttccacgcttcttgaaaGCAATGCAACATTCTAACCCAGGGACAGTAGTGGAGTGGTTTTTCAAGGAAGACAATGATGTTAGTTTGTCTGTTCGTAGTAATACTAGAACCTTCCAACGGGTGTTTTGGGCTTTTAAACCCAGCATTGAGGGGTTCAAgcattgtaaacctcttatcgccattgaTGGCACACACTTGTACGGTAAGTATtgtcataccttattgactgcgattgcccaagatggtAACAAGGGAATATTTCCacttgcctttgctttggtaGAAAAGGATTGCATTGCTGCttggtcttggtttatggctTGTATTCGTAAACATATGACGCAGAGAATGGGCTTATgtattatttctgatagacatgCGGGCATTCTATCGACCATGGAGGAGCCAGAATGGCAACCACCTcatgcccatcataggttttgcaTACGTCATTTGCTTAGTAACTTTAACCGTCATATTGGTGATGTGAATttgaagaagttgtttggtaGAACTGCAATACAAACACAACCACCTAAGGTAATCGAGGGCTTGAGGGAAATTGGCGCTGTGAGGCGAGAGGCccttttttggattgatcaagtGGGTGACATGTCTAAATGGTCCTTGTGTCATGACGGGGGTCataggtatggtgttactaaCACTAACTTAGCTGAAGTCTTCAACActgtgatgaagggtgtacgtttcttgccTTTAACTACACTTGTTGAGTTCTCCTTCTATCGCGTCAATGATTACTTTGTTaaaatgcgtgaaagtgcaagtGAATGGATAACTGGCGGACACATGTACACTTCGCACGCCACAAAAATTATCACACGCAACACTGAGAAAGCTAACTTCCATGAGATTGTTGCATTCGACGATGGACGAGGTATTTTCCAAGTTAAGACTGGGCGGGGAAATAGAGGATCATCCAAAGGAGGTAATATACAAATTGTGGACTTGGGAGAGAAGAAATGCACATGTAACAAACTGGAGATATAccacttaccttgttctcatgttcttgctGTATGCATCAAAAGAAATTTATCATATGAGCAGTTTGTGGACCCTTGTTACACAACTGAgagttatgcaagtacatatAGATCTTGTTTCATACCATTGATTGATAAGAGGGCATGGCCTCAGTACTCTGATTTTGAGTTGCGACACGATCCAAATCAAATTCGTGGAGTAGGAAGACCCAAATTTAAGAGGGTTACCAACGAAATGGATGAAGGGATCACATATTAG